TAAATGATGCATCATTGGATATAAATGAAATTATTTATATGCCCTTTGTAGCAGTGGTCATTTAGGCTTTGCATTTTTCTGTTTAAATTTGCTCGTTTGTGTTTAAACATTTGATCATTGACAGTGAATTGAGACATTTGAGGAAAACTCCATTAACAGTAACTGATATTGAAAATCCTTTGGGTTAGGTTTGTTTCTGCAGTGATAATTCACGATTGGGATGGGCCATTTCTGTTAGCTAGCTGCCTTCAATAGTAGACTGGCAAGAGGAGATGGTTCAGTGCACAGCAGGAAGGGTAACTACTTGGAAAGGACAAGTTCAGGGTTTAGATAGGGatctgggggtggggtgggggggggcagtgggggatcAGTTTTCACCATGCTGTGCTCAGTTGCAAAGGAATACAATGGATTCAACCTCTCAAAAGTTGGGGGTAATTGTTATCACTGTGCGCTGTGGGTGTTGGCACAGTTGGGGTTGGAGAGGTCTTTTGAGTTGACTGTATATGAACAGGCACCATTACTGTTGGTGTTGCTTGGCATTGCTTGTTCTTCCCATTGAGTTCACTTTTCCCTATGTTCGCTCTTTCCTTTCCCAGATGGAAACCCGAAAGCGCCTGGCGAAGATTGTGCTGGTGTTCGTGGGTCTGTTTGCTCTCTGCTGGTTCCCCAACCACGTGCTGTACATGTACCGCTCCTTCCACTATGGCGAGATCGACCCCTCCCTTGGGCACCTCATGGTTACCGTGCTGGGCCGCGTGCTAAGCTTCTCTAACTCTTGCGTGAACCCCTTCGCCCTGTACCTTCTGAGCGAGAGTTTCCGGAGGCATTTCAATGGTCACCTCCGGTGCCAGAGGCGACAATCGCACTTCAGCTCCAACAGCTACTTCCAGAGTACGTCGGCCATGAGGATGACATCTGTACGAAGCAGCAATAGGAACACCATCAGCAATGGCCACAGCCTCAAGCAGGAGTCAGTGGCATAAAATGATCTTCCATTGTACTTCGTCTCTACGTAAGTTCAGTCTTGAGGCTATTGCCATCTCCCTGCCCATCGCCCCTCCCACGTCATTGATCCAAACGCTATCTGACTTTTTGGGAACCAAAAAAAAATGAGATGACACTTTGGATCAATACACATTGCCTTTCAAACCATGAAACTTGAaagttttccctctctctctgatgatTGGAGATACCTGTGAGATAAGTTTGCACGTCTCACTCCTAATCTCCATGGATATGGCTCAATGTCACAGGGGAGACTCAGAATTCAACATCTGTTGGTGTCATAATGATCAGATTTTGCTTCAGGACTATCCTGTGGGTGGTACACACATGAAAAGAAATCCCTGATCTTTACCTTGTCATAGTTTATACATGAGGTGTTGAACACAACTTAGTTGGAATTAACGCTCTAGCTTTGCAGTTCCCTTGTGGTACTTTCATGATTGTATTTTGATTAATGAGATTGGCCTTTATTTTAAATACTTGGAATAACCATCTATCTTTCTCCAGTCTTTCTCCATTGCTGAGCCCTCAGAAATCTAGGGAGCAGTCATTGGATTTGTCCAAGTCTGCCTCCTAGGGGTAAAAATCTTCAATAGCATCTTTTGCAATCTCATCATAACACTCCACAGCCAGCTATGTATTTTTTGAAGTGTAGACCCTATTGAAATGTAGGAAATGCAGTTGCCAAGTTGTGCACAGCAAGGTCCCATGAATATCCATTTCATGATGTGCAGGTAATGAGaggagatggtggtggagtggtGATGAGTTATCCAGGGTCCAGGCTAATTCCCTGAAGAAgtcggttcaaatcccactgtggcaaTAGTGGAGTTTAAATTGAACTAATAGATCTCAGTTAAAAGCTAGTCATATTACCAGTGACAATGAAAAAGTTCTATTTATTTTTCTAAAACCCCACATTTTTCATTAATGCACTTTAGGAGAAGTAAAGTCATCATAGTCCAAGGAGGACAaagggctgctctgtcattggtactgctttaacctgagggtcaccatgcctcaggcgaggGAAAGGTTCAGATGGACAGTCCTTCATGGGGTAACCTCAGCCATTGCGAGAATTGAACCTATGCTGTTGGTGTCATTCTGACAACCTTCGAGTAACTAACCGCCTTTTTGGCATTATTGTCCCGacatggtctggcctatatgtgactcctaACCTCGAACTACCATCTAGAATGTTCAACAGCACTGAGGGCtgggcaacaaatactgaccTTGTCAGTGACACCCGCAATTCGTGGAAGAGCAAagacaataatctgctgctgtaATGTTAGTTGGACAATCATGCCATGCTATAATGTTAGTTGGACAATAGTGCCATGCTGTAATGTTAGTTGGACAATAGTGCCATGCTGTAATGTTAGTTGGACAATCGTGCCATgccaggaatcaatctggtgaatcttcactgcactccctctgtgGCAAGTGTATAATTTCTCAGATGAGGAGACCAACGCTGCACACGATACTACAGGCCTCGTCCCCTAATAACCTGGACATCTGTGGTACAAATGCATTGCTCTTTTACTGGAAATCTCTTGTGATAAAGAAtgccattgcatttgccttcctatctGCTTGCTGCACCAAATACTTGCTTTCAATCATCAGAGTTCAATGAGTTACTTTGATTGAATTCACTTTGTACATCAATGTTTCCGAATCTATCACCTGTCTAGGTAACAGTCCACCATTGTGTTTATCCAACTGGAGTGGACAACTTCACATTAATCCACATTTCACTGCATCTAGCTCAAGTCTGCACTGTGCCTGAAGAACTTTGATAAGTTCAGATAAATCTGAACCTTAATTATTTAAAATTGTTAGAGAGCACCTTCCCACACTGCTTAGTTCATGGATGGGTTCCAAATCTTGGTCACTTACCTCGAGTCATTCTGCTGTACAAGTAGAGCATGTGACTTTCAAATACATTCTAGCTCTCAGCAATTAATCTTATGCCCCTGCTGTATGCATGTAGCCCTGCACTATCTTCCCCTAGTGTTACAGCATATCCTATATACAACAGTGGAAAAAAACACTGTACAAGTTACACAAATTTAATCTGTCGTGGGATGTGCATTTGTGATAAATCGAAGGCAGCCAAGTGAAGCATAATCGAACTGTGCTTTGTACTGTGAAAGTTCAGCAGTAATTGGGAAATGGACTCAATAGAAGCTGGATAATGGACACAGAGGCTGTCGAGATGGAAGTTGAGAACAAGGGGAACCTGTTATGATTTTGGGAAGGAGCAAACGCATGACAGCAGAAGTGTGTGAAATAGATTGCATGCAGTTGAGGATCCAGCCCAGCACACAGGAGAGGGATTTCATTCGTTGAAATAAAGGCAAGGCATATTGGAAGCACCGGTACAGAAGAGTTCATGTCTGAAAGTGCGTGACTGAGCAAGAGTAACATGGAGAATGATAATAGATTTAACAATGATCTTCTGACATTTTCACAACTTCCTGTGTGACTCCACAACAAAAAGTATCTTCCCCCCCcatccctttcagcattccaaagGGATTGTTCACTCCACAACTTCCTGGTTTATTCCTCACTTAATCCCTCTTCTCTACAGCACCTTTTGTTAAGACAGCAAGAGGCGCAATAACTGTCCAGTTAGTCTTCCTTCTCACCATCCAATGGCCCTATCAATCCTTCCAAAGGAGACTGTATTTCattctgtttgacttgcttcattcactgcactgacaataccatctccccaacactgGAAAGACcacacacagactgggtgactgttTTAGGGaacactttctctctgtccctaaaTGTGACCCAGTGcttcctgtcatttttaatatcaaTTCTCCATCTTTAACGTCACCATCCTTGACTTGTTGCAATGCTCCCGTGAAGCTTAACAGAAGCTAAAGGAACAGAACCTTATCTAAAGGGAAAAATCAAAGGAACTGAGGATgccagaaatcagaaacaaaaacaggaattgctggaacatcttggcagcatctgtggtgagaaatcagtgttaatgtttcaggtccagttatCCCTCCTCAgttctgagatgctgccagacctgctgagcttttccaaacatttctggttttgtttgtcACAAAATCTTATCTGCTCACTTGACATTCCTGAGCCTCCAGGGATCAAGACAGCATTCACCAATTTAGATCGTAATCACTGCCTCTATTTGGCTTTGTGGGTCATTTTGTTTGTGGTTTATATTTATGTTCTTTCTTCATTTGTTCACATTGCGATTGTCATTCAGCCACTCATACCTCATCTGGACATTGCATTCATTTCTACACCATTTCCCTTGTCACTCTCTTTAGTTTTGTCTAagaaggatgctgccagggttggaggatttgagctgtagggagagggtgaacaggttggggctgttttccctgaagcgtcggaggctgaggggtgaccttttagaggtttacaaaattataaggggcatggatagggtaaatagacaaagtcttccctggggtcagtgagtacagaactagagggcataggtttagggtgagaggggaaagatacaaaagagacctatggggcaactttttcacacagagggtggcacatgtatggaatgagatgccagaggaagtggtggaggctggtacaattacaacatttaaaaaccatttggatgggtatatgaataggaaggatttggagggatatggattgggtgctggcaggtgggacaagattgagttgttttatctggttggcatggacagtttggaccgaagggtctgtttccaaactgtacatctctatgagtctatgactctagaaGCTTTTGCCATTTAACCTCTCCTGCTCTCAACGCTATCACAGGTCTCATTTTTTTTAagttctt
This is a stretch of genomic DNA from Chiloscyllium punctatum isolate Juve2018m chromosome 11, sChiPun1.3, whole genome shotgun sequence. It encodes these proteins:
- the nmbr gene encoding neuromedin-B receptor, with product MDIQASSAVFHTCLKAVTIWMISMFLAIPEAVYSQVVQHHNGENESFSACVPYPLSDKLHAKIHSVMIFLVYYLIPLGIISIYYFHIAQSLIKSAHDMPGESSEHVRRQMETRKRLAKIVLVFVGLFALCWFPNHVLYMYRSFHYGEIDPSLGHLMVTVLGRVLSFSNSCVNPFALYLLSESFRRHFNGHLRCQRRQSHFSSNSYFQSTSAMRMTSVRSSNRNTISNGHSLKQESVA